The Candidatus Taylorbacteria bacterium nucleotide sequence AGCATTTGGCATTGTGTTGCTCTCGATGTCAGAAAACGCAGTATCTGTATCAGCCTGTGTCCAGCCACCGCCTTGCATGAGGGTAGCAGTGATTTGTTCTTTCGTCTTACCCTGTGCGAGTTCGCTTTTTATATAGTTGTATAGTCCGAGGTCGGTCATACAGGTATTATCTAACGGATGAGTTTAACTGTCTATAAACAAATCCCTGTCCGCAGCATGGCAATAATTAGAATTTATTCATAAAAGTTCCGAAAAATCCTTATATTATTTGGTTCTGAAACCATTTTCGAAAATATGCGGAGGAGGTGAGATTCGAACTCACGAACGAGTTTCCCCGTTAATAGTTTTCAAGACTATCTCCTTAAACCACTCGGACACTCCTCCTTTTACAAATTTATTAAACTATGTCAACAATCTATTCAATCGGGACATATGCTTTGGATTGCTCGTCCCAATTGTTTTGAAATATTGCCATATTTTCTTTTTATCTTCAACTTGAACTGATTTTCCCTTCCGGCGTAATTTAGGATTCAGTCGAAAACTATTCATAATTTTTATTACTGATCTAGCTAAATGAGGTGATGCTGTCGTAAAATTCAATCTCGCATAAGCATACTTTCTACCCTTTATTGTATGAACTTCATGAAATACGCAACCATCTGTATCAATTAGGCCCCGCAGACATGCTTTTCGGTACTCTTTTTTTTTCATAATCCAATTCGGTATATCTAAGTTTTGAGAAAGTTTATTTCCTTTCTTTAGTCCAAGGGTATTTGTTAAATATGATACTAGTTTTGTTCTTGAAACATATATATCTATACCTTTTGAGTTTTCTCTACTTGTCATTCCTGGGGTTATTTTGAAAAGTTTATATATGAGCTGGCATACAAACTTTACATATTCAGCATCAGTTTCTGCATTGAGACTGATTCTAATTTGATAAGTTTGAATACCGCCGTCTCCAATCATAATGCCAAAAAACTCTGCCAGTTCTTTAGACATTCTCGGACTTTTAAATGATTTTGTTATTCCAATAATTTTACTCTTATTTTTACCCTCTTGCTCCCACCATTTTTTCCATTGAGTTTTTCGATATTCATTATCTATACCTATAGTTCCATATTTTTTGTACCTAGCTATACCACCTAGTGATGCCCCAATTTTTGCATACCAATATTTTTCCTTGATAATGATATCTTTTGGATGATTTGTTTTAGATAGGGAACATAAAGTATCTAGCGCAGAATAGGTCATTAAATTCTTTTCTCTCACCCAGTCTGTAAATGATCTGGGACTTAAAGAGAGTAAAGAGGCAAGCTGAACTTGTGAAAGTTTGAGTTTACTCAAAACATCTTTCAAAAATTTCTTTTGACTTCCTTTTGGGAATAAAACTCTGTTTCCTATATTTTCAATAAGCCTTTCTGCCATACCTCTATTGTACCATGAATTGATCTCAAATAGACTTAAATATATGCGTTACATGGGAATCGACTATGGCTCAAAGCGGGTGGGAATTGCGCTTTCGGATGAAGGATTGCAGTTTGCATTGCCAAAGGTGGTTTTGCCGAACGATTACAAATTGATCGAGAGAGTTAAACGACTCTGTGACGAGAGTGCTGTTTCTCTGATTGTTCTCGGAGAATCTAAAAATTATAAGGGTGAGGACAATGCAATTATGGAAAGCATTACAGCGTTTATGAAAGAAGTTAAAGGCATGACGGGACTTCAGGTGGTTCTTGAACCTGAATTTATGACGAGCGCGGAGGCTGGGAGGACGGAGTTTCGACGACCGGATAGCTCGGAGGGGGATCGGCTTACCCGAGGAAAGAAAGAAAAAAACGATATGCTCGATGCTTCGGCGGCGGCTCTGATTTTAAAAAGCTATCTTGAGAGAATTAAGAATTAGAAATTACGAATTACGAATGAATTGATGAAAGAAAATATTATTCAAAATTATCGAGAGATAATTTTGACTGACGTCAGAGGATGATTTCGGGTTATCCACAAAATCGAATTGACCCTGTATTACAGTGTGTTACACTTACGTCATGAGAACAGTTATCAATATATCTCTCCCTAAGGAGCTTAAAAAGGAAGTGGAAAGCGCCGTGAAGCGCGATCGCTATGCCTCAAAAAGCGAATTTTTTCGAGATCTTTTGCGTATGTGGAAGGATGATCAATTGCTAAAGGATTTGAAAGAAAGTCAGAGAGAATTTGCCCAAGGGAAAGGAAAAGTTCTCAAATCTCTAAAAGACCTCGGCTAATGTGATTATCGAATATTCCCCAAAATTTGCTCGAATGCATAGAAAACTTTCAAAGGAGATGAAAGAATACTCTGAAAGACAGGTCTCTATTCTCAAGAAAAATCCTTTCGATAGTCGTCTAAAAACTCACAAGCTTTCGGGAAAATTTGAGAATTATTTTGCATTCTCGATCGGATTCAAGTATAGAATTATATTTTCTTTCGAAACCAAAAAAATTATTCGACTGCACGCCATAGGCGATCATGATATCTATAAATAGTTTATGATTACGTTTGAAGATTTTAAGAAGGTGGAAATAAAAGTGGGAAAGATACTTGCAATCGAGAAGATTCCGGACACAGAAAAACTCCTGAAGCTCAAGGTTGATTTTGGGCTAAAACAATTTTCATCCGAAAATCGTTCGCCCGAAAATTCTGTTAACCAGAATTTTTTAGGGCTAAAACCCGCGGCCGCAACGGCCGCGGGTTCTCCTAGCCCGGCGCCAGTTGCTTCCGAATTAGGGGAGGAAACTCTCGATATTCGCCAGATTGTTTCAGGTATCGCGCTTTATTTTCCCGACCCGCAGGTACTTCTCGGGAAAAAATGCATGTTTGTCACGAATTTGGAACCCCGAGTCATTAAAAGATTTGAAAGCAATGGTATGCTCTTTGCTGTCTCAACGGACGACGGAAAATTTTCACTTTTAGAGCCGAGCGGGGATATTCCGGAAGGAACGACTGCGAAGTAACTTAACACAGAACACACACGGACGAAGCACACGGAAAGGCACAGAAGTTCCGCCTCAGTTCCGAGTTCTTAGTTCGAGTTTGTTCAGTGATAAATATGTTTCATTTTCTCGATCCAATTTTTCTCATTAAAACGCTGGGGCTTGTGGGTGTTATCGCCATCGTTTTTGCCGAGTCAGGACTATTTTTCGGTTTCTTTTTTCCCGGCGATTCGCTTCTCTTTACTGCAGGTTTTCTAGCGTCACAGGGGTATTTTCCGATAGCATATCTCGCAATTGGGAGCGCATTTGCCGCAATTTTAGGCGACAGTGTCGGGTACGCTTTCGGCAAACACGTTGGACCCAAAATTTTTACCCGGGAAGACTCGTTTTTTTTCCACAAGAAACATGTTGAGAGAACAAGGATTTTTTATGAGAATCACGGAAACAAAACTATCATTCTCGCGCGGTTTATTCCAATCGTCCGAACCTTCGCACCAATTTTGGCAGGGGTAGCTCGGATGAACTATTCTCGCTTTCTCTTTTACAATATTGCGGGTGGATTGTGCTGGTCTTTCGGCATGAGTTTTTTGGGGTTCTATCTGGGGAGGAGAGTGCCTCACATTGACCGCTTTATCCTCCCGATAATAGTCCTCATTATCGCTGTGTCATTCTTTCCAATTGTCATTGAATTGGTAAAGGCACGGAGAAAAAAAGATTAGTGAAGTAAATTGGAGGATTATCCCTCTTTATACAAAATCCTATATACGGTATACTTAAACGTATGTCCTCTTTCTCTCAATCCCAAAAAATATTTTTTTCGGAATCTTTTCCACCACCTCAATTTTTAAACATGCCCCGAATGGGACTCGACATCTCTTCTCACTCGGTTCGGTTCATGGAAATGCAAAGAACAAAAAACGGTCTTCGGCCCGGGCGTTACGGGGAAAGGAAAATTCCCGAAGGCGCAAGTTATTCCGAAGAAGTTCAGACAAATAAGGAACTAAAAGAAGCACTCATCTCGCTTAAACAGGAGTACAAGCTCAAATTCGTGAACGTTTCTCTGCCTGAAGAAAAAGCCTATCTTTTTCAAACTGCCCTCCCAGCCTTGAATGAATCCGATATTCGCGGGAGCATCGAGTTATCGCTCGAAGAAAATGTTCCGATTTCCGGCGCGGAAGCAGTGTTTGACTATTCGGTCATAGAGGAAGTGAGTTCGAAAGAAAACGCGAAAACGGAGAAAGGTATCGCCGTATCTGTGATACCGCGCAAAGTGGTAGAAGGCTTCAGCGAACTTTTTGGAAGTTTGGGTCTGGTGCCTCTTTCCTTCGAGCTTGCCGCAGAAGCCATAGCCAGGGCAATCGTTCCGAGAGGTGACGGGAAAACGTACATGATTGTCAATTTAGGGGAGAAAAAAACGGGAATCTACGTCGTGTGCAAAGGAATCGTTTTTTTTACAACCACTCTTAGCTTTGGAGGGGAGGCATTGACGTCGGGTATCGAGAAACTTTTCAATGTTTCAAATGAAGAAGCGATTAAAATAAAAAAAGGCAAGGACTTTATCAAGACTAAGGAGAACATGAAGCTCTTTTTTTCGCTTCTGAACCCCATTTCCTCCCTGCGGGACGAAATTAACCGGCTCTACATTTACTGGAACACACATAAGAATCAAAAAGGTGAAGAAAATCCACCGATTCAAAAAATTATTCTCTGTGGAGCGGATTCGAATCTGCACGGCTTTGACGAGTATCTCGCGATTACTCTCAAAATCGAATGCGAGGTGGCAAATGTGTGGACCAATCTTTTCTCATTTGAAGAATATATCCCCGAGCTTTCTTTTGCGGATTCTTTGAATTATCCGACAGCGATAGGACTAGCAATGGTCTCGTAAGACCAGATTTCAATGCACAATCTACTACTTGAAAAAAATAAAAGAGATATTGAAAGGGAATACTGGTTCCGTCTCACCATCATATTTCTTTTTCTGTTGTCCGTTTTGGGTGTCATTCTCTTTATTGCGCTCATTCCGTCGTACATTTTTGCCGGTTTGCAAGAGAAGTCGGCGCTTGAGAAAAAGCAGACTGGGGAGCAGTCGGCCGTTAGTGTGGAAAGCCGAAATCTAGATTTGTTGTTCAAAGAAACCACGAATAGAATAGCAGAGCTCGGGGGAGAAGGTTCGAGTCTATCATTGCATGAGATTATTGCGTTGATTTTGAAGCACAAGAATTCGAGCATTCGAATTGAGGGTTTCACCTTTGAACCTGAAAAAGACAAAACGCGTGCCCTCTCTCTTCAGGGTATCGCGGCATCCCGCGATAGTCTTGTGTCGTTTCGAAATGACCTAGGGCAAGAAAAGGACTGGCAAGTAAGTTTGCCCGATTCCAATTTTGCCAAACAGAGCCAAATAGATTTCAATCTCGAACTTATCATTCCCGTTCGTTGATACTCATGAACATGAAAAAATTTTCAAGCACAAAACAAATAGGGGTCGTGGCGATTCTCCTCAATATCGCAATTTTTTCAGCTTGCGTGATTCTTTTCCTCAATATCCAGAAAAAAAAGCAGGTCATTTTGGCCGTTGCGCAGGAGCAGAGTTTGCAGTCGTTGCAAGAATCAAATTATCTTTCTTTTAAAAAAACTATGGAGAACACCAAGACGGACCGGGAGAAACTCGATTCATTTTTTGTGGGAGGAGACGGAGTGGTACCCTTTATCGAACTTGTTGAAGGGCAAGGGAGGCTAAGCGGGGCGACCACCTCCATTACTTCGGTAGGAACGGTAAAGAGCGCCTCTGCGTCGTCATCGATTGAAGTGCTCAATCTCCAAGTCGAAGCCGCGGCGGGATGGAAAAGCTTGTACCACTTTCTCTCACTTCTCGAAAATCTGCCCTATAGAATAGCGCTTGCAAATGTCGCAATGAAAACGGATCAGGGAGGAAAGAAGGGATACTGGGAAGCCAGTTTTGTCCTTAAGGTTCTCAAATTAAAAGGAGGTCCATAGCGAACAGTGGCAATTATTATGAAATTCTCTTTCAAAAAAAAGAAGGCCGCATCCAACAAGAAAAAAATTCCTATCTTTTTCTCTTTCTGGAAAAATCCGTATCACGATTGGAAAATTTTGCTGATTGTAAGTGCTGTCCTTTTTTTAGCGGTTCTCTCTTTAAGCATCTATCTTTTTGCGGGCGTTCTCAAGGGTGATTTATCTTCGGTTCCTCTCCAGGAAGAGGCGACGCCCAAAACATTTAAACAGGAAGTATTGAAGGGAATTATTTCCGATTTTGATGCCAGAGCGATAAAACTCAATGAATTAAGGGCTCAACGAATCGATATTGCCGACCCCTCGCTTTGACGAGAGAGCTTAAAGTTGTTAGGTTTTAGCTACTAACGTAAAGACATAGTAAGAAAGCTCCCGGTCCGACGCGTTTAAAAAACGGTCGGAGTCCCTACCTCCGGCACTCCAAGTGCTCGGAGCGTCGGGGGGGTAAGGAGTGTTGAGGTTCGTTTAAAAGATTGAATCATAAGCTCCCGTAGTTCAATGGATAGAACAGCGGACTTCTAAGCCGTTGATGCAAGTTCGATTCTTGCCGGGAGCACAATGAACGAAGTGAATTGGGTCACGGCAAGAATCGAACTTGGGAAGGGGTCGGGTGAGAAGCTCTGGGAGAGCTTCGCAAGACCTTGAGTATTCCGTCTTCGGAAAGCGAAAGGTGTATAGTTTCTGTAAGAAAACGGGAGTTTCCCGTGGAGGTGAGAAGCGAAAACTTGGAGCTTCGCAAGACCTTTTGAGACAATTTCTGAATTGTCCAAAAGGTGTACTGTTCCTGTAAGGAAAACCGAGTCTTCGAGGAATTAGAAACCGTGGGTGAGCTTGTGCGGGGCACAAGTGCAAGACCTTGAACGTTTTGTTTCAAAATGTGAAAGGTGTACAGAACCTGTAAGGTTTCTAAAGAGTCCCGAGTCTTACGAGGGACGAGTGAGATAGCGAAGCGTCTTGCCGGGAGCACAATGAACGAAGTGAATTGGGTCACGGCAAGAATCGAAGCCCGATTGAGCATTTTTTCGAGTTTACTTCAAACGAAAAAAAATCCAATCGGGGCACTGAACATGTAATGTTCGATTCTTGCCGAGAGTACACAAAACAAAACCGTCCGCCTTAGGCGGACGGTTTTGTTCGTGCGCGGTGCATGACTCGTCCAAGGTTATTTTTCTCCTGAAAAAATTTGTTACCCCAACTCGGCTCGTCGGCTCCCTTCCCACTAATGCTCCGCGTTAGAGTCCGAAGGGTTTTCGATATTTTTCATTTCTATTATAGTGGTTTAGTAGTTGCGAAACTATGCAACTCTAGTTATACTAAGGTATACCCTTTTTTTATTGAAGCAAAGGGGATTAACAATAACAGCGCAATCACTATGGATACATACAAAAAGAATTGGTTTAAGTTTGTTGTCGGTTTTATTGCATGTCTCCTTATTCGGCTCATTCCGTTTCGCGCGCCAAATATTGAGCCAGTGCTTGCGACTCAAATGCCATTTTCCAAAGCATACGGGGCATTTGCCGGTTTTCTTTTTGCCTTTTTAAACATCGCTCTCTTTGACTTCATAAC carries:
- the pilM gene encoding pilus assembly protein PilM, translating into MPRMGLDISSHSVRFMEMQRTKNGLRPGRYGERKIPEGASYSEEVQTNKELKEALISLKQEYKLKFVNVSLPEEKAYLFQTALPALNESDIRGSIELSLEENVPISGAEAVFDYSVIEEVSSKENAKTEKGIAVSVIPRKVVEGFSELFGSLGLVPLSFELAAEAIARAIVPRGDGKTYMIVNLGEKKTGIYVVCKGIVFFTTTLSFGGEALTSGIEKLFNVSNEEAIKIKKGKDFIKTKENMKLFFSLLNPISSLRDEINRLYIYWNTHKNQKGEENPPIQKIILCGADSNLHGFDEYLAITLKIECEVANVWTNLFSFEEYIPELSFADSLNYPTAIGLAMVS
- a CDS encoding LAGLIDADG family homing endonuclease; its protein translation is MAERLIENIGNRVLFPKGSQKKFLKDVLSKLKLSQVQLASLLSLSPRSFTDWVREKNLMTYSALDTLCSLSKTNHPKDIIIKEKYWYAKIGASLGGIARYKKYGTIGIDNEYRKTQWKKWWEQEGKNKSKIIGITKSFKSPRMSKELAEFFGIMIGDGGIQTYQIRISLNAETDAEYVKFVCQLIYKLFKITPGMTSRENSKGIDIYVSRTKLVSYLTNTLGLKKGNKLSQNLDIPNWIMKKKEYRKACLRGLIDTDGCVFHEVHTIKGRKYAYARLNFTTASPHLARSVIKIMNSFRLNPKLRRKGKSVQVEDKKKIWQYFKTIGTSNPKHMSRLNRLLT
- a CDS encoding ribbon-helix-helix domain-containing protein translates to MRTVINISLPKELKKEVESAVKRDRYASKSEFFRDLLRMWKDDQLLKDLKESQREFAQGKGKVLKSLKDLG
- a CDS encoding DedA family protein → MFHFLDPIFLIKTLGLVGVIAIVFAESGLFFGFFFPGDSLLFTAGFLASQGYFPIAYLAIGSAFAAILGDSVGYAFGKHVGPKIFTREDSFFFHKKHVERTRIFYENHGNKTIILARFIPIVRTFAPILAGVARMNYSRFLFYNIAGGLCWSFGMSFLGFYLGRRVPHIDRFILPIIVLIIAVSFFPIVIELVKARRKKD
- the ruvX gene encoding Holliday junction resolvase RuvX, which translates into the protein MRYMGIDYGSKRVGIALSDEGLQFALPKVVLPNDYKLIERVKRLCDESAVSLIVLGESKNYKGEDNAIMESITAFMKEVKGMTGLQVVLEPEFMTSAEAGRTEFRRPDSSEGDRLTRGKKEKNDMLDASAAALILKSYLERIKN